In Haliotis asinina isolate JCU_RB_2024 chromosome 15, JCU_Hal_asi_v2, whole genome shotgun sequence, one DNA window encodes the following:
- the LOC137265927 gene encoding uncharacterized protein: protein MAAGDKDTDSSSTASKLEDVKGPLSALQTLSVIEIVVGVLCFTLGIPTLVFTKDNPAYPFSSGSGIYTGVEVILTGMFGILTLNEAQSTNPARLRCLVITFRVFLSLGIDVGLVHFAYGIWSCVVCFTGNGGGTCGGTHHSANSLLAVLNMIVGLAILVLCLVSTIVGWQSFKLFWKMGKVEDDKETAKA, encoded by the exons ATGGCAGCCGGCGACAAAGATACGGACAGCAGTTCTACAG CTTCAAAACTTGAGGATGTCAAGGGACCGCTGTCGGCGCTGCAGACGTTGTCAGTTATCGAGATCGTCGTTGGAGTACTGTGTTTCACCCTCGGCATCCCAACACTGGTGTTCACCAAAGACAACCCTGCTTACCCCTTCTCTTCTGGGTCCGGAATATACACAGGTGTAGAG GTTATCTTGACTGGGATGTTTGGGATATTAACACTGAATGAAGCACAATCCACAAATCCAGCGAGACTGCGATGCCTA GTAATCACATTTCGAGTGTTTTTATCGCTGGGAATAGACGTGGGATTAGTTCACTTCGCCTATGGGATCTGGTCATGTGTCGTCTGCTTCACCGGAAATGGCGGTGGGACGTGCGGGGGCACACACCATTCCGCCAACAGCCTACTCGCCGTGCTCAATATGATCGTAGGACTTGCCATTTTGGTGCTATGCTTAGTAAGCACTATCGTCGGCTGGCAGTCATTCAAGTTATTCTGGAAAATGGGGAAGGTGGAGGACGATAAAGAGACGGCGAAGGCCTAG